A DNA window from Trichomycterus rosablanca isolate fTriRos1 chromosome 11, fTriRos1.hap1, whole genome shotgun sequence contains the following coding sequences:
- the rxylt1 gene encoding ribitol-5-phosphate xylosyltransferase 1 has translation MRLISRKVAVAAVLVYVFFSLYAAYSVFFNKKSVSRVHRVGKKGSLAADQANAGEEEWNPWEEDEHADFAQLQKRRETYRSYQERVAKNRPKRYKVQIWGKAAIGLYLWEHILEGPLNPTDKTGQWKEGEIQSGRINFSFYTGPAVVQGHIPLDTDSVVLVLNGREQQKIAHSIQWLQHVQALVQAHTISKVAVVLLGSEQCMNDWISPYLNRHGGFVDQLFLVYDGPWVNDKDVFQWPLGVATYRNFPVVTPNTQMVSSVRPYICNFLGTVYKNSSREILLSILKQNGLEEQCFMSAREKWLPQETAETSRQYQMALAQSDLTLCPVGVNTECYRIYEACAYGSVPVVEDVLTPGACANGRSSPLRLLKDAGAPFIFLKDWKELPAILEKEKTMSQAEKMERRMRLLEWYTGFRQQMKEKFTEVLEETFFKLS, from the exons ATGAGACTGATTAGTAGGAAGGTAGCTGTAGCTGCTGTGTTAGTTTATGTTTTCTTCTCACTGTATGCTGCTTACAGCGTGTTTTTTAATAAGAAAAGTGTTTCTCGGGTGCACAGAGTGGGGAAGAAAGGCTCTTTAGCTGCAG ACCAAGCCAACGCAGGTGAGGAGGAATGGAACCCATGGGAGGAGGATGAGCATGCAGACTTCGCTCAGCTTCAGAAACGGAGGGAGACTTACAGGTCGTATCAAGAGCGCGTTGCTAAAAACAGGCCTAAAAGGTACAAAGTTCAGATCTGGGGGAAAGCAGCTATAG GGCTTTACTTGTGGGAACACATTTTAGAGGGACCTTTAAACCCTACCGACAAAACAGGTCAATGGAAAGAAGGAGAGATTCAGTCAGGAAGGATCAATTTCAG TTTCTATACAGGTCCAGCGGTGGTGCAGGGTCACATTCCTCTGGACACAGACAGTGTAGTGCTGGTGCTGAATGGACGTGAGCAGCAGAAGATTGCTCATTCTATTCAGTGGTTACAACATGTCCAGGCTCTAGTGCAGGCCCACACCATCTCTAAAGTAGCTGTCGTCTTACTGGGCAGTGAGCAGTGCATGAATGACTGGATCAGCCCTTATCTTAACAGACATGGTGGGTTTGTGGATCAGCTCTTTCTCGTCTATGATGGCCCCTGGGTCAATGACAAAGACGTCTTCCAGTGGCCTCTTGGCGTAGCCAC GTATAGGAACTTTCCTGTTGTAACACCTAACACACAGATGGTAAGCTCTGTGCGGCCCTATATCTGCAACTTTCTTGGTACGGTCTACAAGAACTCCTCTCGGGAAATTCTTCTCAGCATCCTGAAACAAAATGGCTTGGAAGAACAATGTTTCATGAGTGCTCGGGAAAA GTGGCTTCCTCAGGAGACAGCAGAAACCTCCAGACAGTACCAGATGGCTCTGGCTCAGAGCGACTTGACGCTGTGTCCGGTTGGAGTGAACACTGAGTGCTACCGCATCTACGAGGCCTGTGCCTATGGCTCTGTGCCCGTGGTGGAGGATGTCCTGACTCCAGGAGCTTGTGCCAACGGTCGGAGCTCCCCTCTCCGGCTGCTCAAAGACGCAGGAGCGCCTTTCATCTTCCTCAAGGATTGGAAGGAGCTCCCAGCCATCCTGGAGAAGGAGAAAACGATGTCACAGGCTGAGAAGATGGAGAGGAGGATGAGGCTGCTGGAGTGGTACACAGGATTTCGTCAACAGATGAAGGAGAAGTTTACTGAAGTACTGGAAGAGACCTTCTTCAAACTCAGCTAA